The Pseudomonas hefeiensis genomic sequence CCTTGGTCATCTTCATAGCCGGGTATTTCTTGATCAGTTCGGCGGCCAGTTTGTCGGTCTCGCGGCTGGCCGTGCCGTTGCCGATGGCGATCAGGTCCACCGAATGCTTGGCGCACAACGCGGCGAGCACGGCGAGGGTCTGGTCCCACTTGTTATGCGGCACATGGGGGTAGACCGTGGCATGGTCCAGCAGCTTGCCGGTGGAGTCCACCACGGCCACTTTGCAACCGGTACGCAGGCCCGGGTCCAGGCCCAGGGTGGCGCGCGGCCCGGCCGGTGCGGCCAGCAGCAGGTCGTGCAGGTTGTGAGCGAAGACGTTGATCGCCTCGGTCTCGGCGTTGTCACGCAGCTCGCCCAGCAGATCGGTTTCCAGGTGAGTGTAGAGCTTGACCTTCCAGGTCCAGCGCACCACTTCGGACAGCCATTTGTCGGCGGCGCGGTTCTGGTTCTGAATGCCGAACTGCTGGCCGATCATGCCTTCGCAGGGGTGCATGGTGCCGGGCAATTCATCGCCTACCTTCAGCGCGGAGCTGAGAATGCCTTCGTTACGGCCGCGGAAAATCGCCAGGGCGCGGTGGGACGGCATGCTCTTGAGCGGCTCGTCGTGTTCGAAATAATCGCGGAACTTGGCGCCTTCCTCCTCTTTGCCAGCGATCACACGGGCGCTGAGAGTGGCTTCCTGCTTAAGGTAATTGCGCAGCTTTTCCAGCAGGTTGGCGTCTTCGGCGAAGCGCTCCATAAGGATGTACTTGGCGCCTTCCAGCGCCGCTTTCACGTCCGCCACACCTTTTTCGGCATCGACGAAACGCGCGGCTTCGGTTTCCGGGGCCAGGTTTGGATCGTTGAACAGGCCATCGGCCAGCTCGCCGAGACCGGCCTCCAGGGCGATCTGGCCCTTGGTGCGGCGTTTTTGCTTGTAGGGCAGGTACAAGTCTTCGAGACGGGTCTTGGTCTCGGCCAGCTTGATGTCGCGCTCAAGTTGCGGGGTCAGCTTGCCCTGTTCCTGGATGCTGGCCAGGATGCTGACGCGCCGCTCGTCGAGTTCTCGCAAGTAGCGCAGGCGCTCTTCCAGATGACGCAACTGGATGTCATCGAGGCTGCCGGTCACTTCTTTGCGGTAACGGGCGATAAAGGGCACCGTGGAGCCTTCATCCAGTAGCACGACGGCCGCTTCGACCTGTTGTGGGCGTACGCCGAGTTCCTCGGCGATGCGGCTGTTGATGCTGTCCATAAAACCACCTGAAAAATTGTGAAATCAGACTCGCCACCGCACAAAGCAGGGTTCGGCGCGACTGGTTGAGCGGCCTGGCGTGCGCCGCTGCCTGGGTCAAGAGGCTGCCTGTTGACCCGCGAAATTCAGAAAGTGCTGCCTGGGCAAGGGAAAAAACCATGTGCCGGGATCATGATCCGACATTCCCTGGCACAAAAGGCCGCGCATTATAACCAGCGTTGCGTTTCTTAGGGGGCACCATGGTCTGTAGGCTCGATACCCGGATTACTGGAGATAGAGGAAAAATCTGCTAACAATGCACACGGTGCGTATAACGGCAGCTAGGCCATAATGCGCGCCGAGATCAAAGGAGCTTCCTATGAGCAGCACAGCACAAACTGCTGAAGGCGAAAAAATTCTTATTGTTGACGACGATCCGGGGCTGAGCAGCCTGCTGGAGCGCTTTTTCGTCAGCAAGGGCTACCGCGCCCGCACCGTACCGAACACCGAACAAATGGATCGGTTGCTGGCCCGTGAAGTCTTCAACCTGGTGGTCCTCGACCTGATGTTGCCTGGTGAAGACGGTTTGACGGCCTGCCGTCGCCTGCGTGGTGCCAACAACCAGATCCCGATCATCATGCTCACTGCCAAGGGCGATGAGCTGAGCCGTATCAAGGGTCTGGAACTGGGCGCCGACGATTACCTGGCCAAGCCGTTCAACCCGGACGAGCTGATGGCCCGGGTCAAGGCGGTGTTGCGTCGTCAGTCGGCCCCGGTGCCTGGCGCCCCGGGCAGCGAAGATGAAAGCGTGACCTTCGGCGACTATGAACTGTCCCTGGCCACCCGCGAACTCAAGCGTGGCGACGAGATACACATGCTCACCACCGGTGAGTTCGCCGTGCTCAAGGCCCTGGTGATGAACGCCCGTCAGCCGCTGACCCGCGACAAGCTGATGAATCTGGCCCGTGGTCGTGAATGGGATGCACTGGAGCGCTCCATCGACGTGCAGATTTCCCGCCTGCGCCGGATGATCGAGCCCGATCCTTCCAAGCCGCGTTATATCCAGACCGTCTGGGGCGTGGGGTATGTCTTCGTGCCGGATGGCGCCGCCAGCAAGTGATCGGTGATTTGTAGGAGCGGGTGGCCCGGCTGGTTGAATGTCTTCCTCCAGGCGACTCGCGGTCCGTTATTGTGCGAGCATCGCTCGCTCCTGCAAGTGTGTAGCGGCTATTCATGAAAACCCCCGTTTGGTTCCCCCAGAGTTTCTTTTCCCGCACCCTCTGGCTGGTGCTGATTGTCGTGCTCTTTTCCAAGGCGCTGACGCTCGTCTACCTGCTGATGAACGAAGATGTGCTGGTGGACCGGCAGTACAGCCACGGTGTTGCCTTGACCCTTCGAGCCTATTGGGCCGCCGATGAAGCCAACCGGGAGAAGATTGCCGAAGCGGCGACCCTGATCCGGGTGGTTGGCGCCGGTGTGCCGGAAGGCGAGCAACACTGGCCTTACAGCGAGATCTATCAACGGCAGATGCAGGATGAACTCGGCGCCGATACCGAAGTGCGATTGCGCATGCACTCGCCTCCGGCGCTGTGGGTACGTGCGCCGAGCCTGGGGGATGGCTGGTTGAAAGTACCGTTGTACCCCCACCCGTTGCGCGGCCAGAAAATCTGGAACGTGCTTGGCTGGTTCCTGGCCATCGGCCTGTTGTCGACGGCCTCGGCGTGGATTTTCGTCAGCCAGCTCAATCAGCCGCTCAAACGCCTGGTCTACGCCGCCCGGCAACTGGGCCAGGGCCGTAGCGTGCGGTTGCCCATCAGCGACACTCCCAGTGAAATGACCGAGGTGTACCGTGCTTTCAACCAGATGGCCGAGGACGTCGAGCAGGCCGGGCGCGAGCGTGAACTGATGCTGGCGGGCGTCTCCCACGACCTGCGCACACCGTTGACCCGTTTACGGCTGTCGCTGGAGTTGATGGGCGAGCACACCGACCTGACCGATGAAATGGTCCGCGATATCGAAGACATGGACGCGATTCTCGATCAGTTCCTGGCGTTCATTCGCGACGGGCGGGACGAGTCCGTGGAAGAGGTCGACCTCAGCGAACTGGTACGGGAAGTGGCCGCGCCCTATAACCAGAACTCTGAAAAAGTGCACCTGCGCCTGGAACCGATCCAGCCGTTCCCGCTGCGCCGGGTGTCGATGAAGCGATTGCTGAATAACCTGATCGGCAATGCCCTGAATCACGCCGGCACGGGCGTCGAGGTGGCGGCCTATGTCTCCGGTGATACCAGCGCGCCCTATGTGGTGCTCAGCGTCATGGACCGGGGTGCCGGGATCGATCCGTCGGAACTGGAAGCCATTTTCAACCCCTTCACTCGGGGCGATCGCGCTCGGGGCGGAAAAGGCACGGGATTGGGCCTGGCCATTGTCAAGCGCATCGCTTCGATGCACGGCGGCAATGTCGAACTGCGCAACCGCGTCGGCGGTGGGCTTGAAGCGCGGGTGCGCTTGCCGTTGGGGTTGCTGCTACCACGGGATGCGGTGTGATAACTGGCTAACCGAGAACTTGTGGGAGCTGAGCTTATGTGGGAGCCAAGCTTGCTCGCGATGAACGATAACGCGGTAAACCGAGGTGCCTGCATCGCGAGCAAGCTTGGCTCCCACAAAAGCCCGCTCCCACAGGTTTTGTATTGGCGTTAACCCTTGCCTTTGGTCCGGGTCATGTTCGGCCCGCCATTCTTTTCCAGATGCTCGATGATGATCCCCGCCACGTTCTTGCTCGTGGTGGTTTCGATCCCTTCCAGGCCCGGTGAGGAGTTGACCTCCATCACCAGTGGCCCGTGATTGGAGCGCAGGATGTCTACGCCCGCCACGGCCAGGCCCATGACTTTGGCGGCGCGCAGGGCGGTCATGCGTTCTTCCGGGGTGATCTTGATCAGGCTGGCACTGCCGCCGCGATGCAGGTTGGAGCGAAACTCCCCGGGTTTGGCCTGACGCTTCATCGAGGCGATCACCTTGTCGCCGACCACGAAACAGCGAATGTCCGCGCCGCCGGCTTCCTTGATGTATTCCTGAACCATGATGTTCTGCTTCAGGCCCATGAACGCCTCGATCACCGACTCTGCCGCTGTCGCGGTTTCACACAAAACCACGCCGATACCCTGGGTGCCTTCCAGCACCTTGATGACCAGTGGCGCGCCGTTGACCATGGCAATCAGGTCAGGAATGTCGTCGGGAGAGTGGGCGAAACCGGTCACCGGCAAGCCGACCCCACGGCGGGACAACAATTGCAGCGAGCGTAGCTTGTCCCGGGAGCGGGCAATGGCCACGGACTCGTTGAGAGGAAACACGCCCATCATTTCGAACTGGCGCAGCACCGCGCAACCATAGAACGTTACCGACGCACCAATGCGCGGGATCACCGCATCGAACCCTTCCAGCGGCTTGCCACGGTAGTGGATCTGCGGCTTGTGGCTGGCAATGTTCATGTAGGCGCGCAGGGTATCGATCACCACCATTTCATGGCCGCGTTCGGTCCCGGCTTCAACCAGGCGACGAGTGGAATACAGACGCGGGTTACGCGACAGCACAGCGATCTTCATGCAACACCTGTGGCAGAGGTAGTGGACACCGGGAACACCGGCTTGTCTTGAACGTATTTGATGCCTGGATTGACTACCAACTGGCCGTCGATCAAGGCTTTTGAACCCAACAACAGGCGATATCGCATGGATTTGCGGCAGGCAAGGGTGAACTCTACTCGCCAGATCCGATCCCCCAGTGCCAGCGTCGTGCTGATCACGTAGCGGACCTGAGCGTGCCCGTTGGAGCTTTTTATCGTTTTGCGCGCCACCAACGGGGCTTCGCAGCGGCGATGGCGTAACTGCACCACCGTGCCCAGATGCGCGGTAAAAC encodes the following:
- a CDS encoding Tex family protein, which gives rise to MDSINSRIAEELGVRPQQVEAAVVLLDEGSTVPFIARYRKEVTGSLDDIQLRHLEERLRYLRELDERRVSILASIQEQGKLTPQLERDIKLAETKTRLEDLYLPYKQKRRTKGQIALEAGLGELADGLFNDPNLAPETEAARFVDAEKGVADVKAALEGAKYILMERFAEDANLLEKLRNYLKQEATLSARVIAGKEEEGAKFRDYFEHDEPLKSMPSHRALAIFRGRNEGILSSALKVGDELPGTMHPCEGMIGQQFGIQNQNRAADKWLSEVVRWTWKVKLYTHLETDLLGELRDNAETEAINVFAHNLHDLLLAAPAGPRATLGLDPGLRTGCKVAVVDSTGKLLDHATVYPHVPHNKWDQTLAVLAALCAKHSVDLIAIGNGTASRETDKLAAELIKKYPAMKMTKVMVSEAGASVYSASELASKEFPDLDVSIRGAVSIARRLQDPLAELVKIDPKSIGVGQYQHDVSQLKLARGLDAVVEDCVNAVGVDVNTASVALLARISGLNATLAQNIVTHRDEHGAFKTRAALKKVPRLGEKTFEQAAGFLRVMSGDNPLDSSAVHPEAYPLVQRIAAQTDRDIRSLIGDAAFLKRLDPKKFTDETFGLPTVTDILQELEKPGRDPRPEFKTAEFQDGVEDLKDLQPGMILEGVVTNVTNFGAFVDIGVHQDGLVHISALSEKFIKDPREAVKAGDVVKVKVMEVDIPRKRVGLSMRMSDTPGEKVDGARGARPGSTPRQSQNTAPRKETATQTPANNAMASLFANAKQLKKR
- the ompR gene encoding two-component system response regulator OmpR → MSSTAQTAEGEKILIVDDDPGLSSLLERFFVSKGYRARTVPNTEQMDRLLAREVFNLVVLDLMLPGEDGLTACRRLRGANNQIPIIMLTAKGDELSRIKGLELGADDYLAKPFNPDELMARVKAVLRRQSAPVPGAPGSEDESVTFGDYELSLATRELKRGDEIHMLTTGEFAVLKALVMNARQPLTRDKLMNLARGREWDALERSIDVQISRLRRMIEPDPSKPRYIQTVWGVGYVFVPDGAASK
- a CDS encoding ATP-binding protein, with the translated sequence MKTPVWFPQSFFSRTLWLVLIVVLFSKALTLVYLLMNEDVLVDRQYSHGVALTLRAYWAADEANREKIAEAATLIRVVGAGVPEGEQHWPYSEIYQRQMQDELGADTEVRLRMHSPPALWVRAPSLGDGWLKVPLYPHPLRGQKIWNVLGWFLAIGLLSTASAWIFVSQLNQPLKRLVYAARQLGQGRSVRLPISDTPSEMTEVYRAFNQMAEDVEQAGRERELMLAGVSHDLRTPLTRLRLSLELMGEHTDLTDEMVRDIEDMDAILDQFLAFIRDGRDESVEEVDLSELVREVAAPYNQNSEKVHLRLEPIQPFPLRRVSMKRLLNNLIGNALNHAGTGVEVAAYVSGDTSAPYVVLSVMDRGAGIDPSELEAIFNPFTRGDRARGGKGTGLGLAIVKRIASMHGGNVELRNRVGGGLEARVRLPLGLLLPRDAV
- the rimK gene encoding 30S ribosomal protein S6--L-glutamate ligase: MKIAVLSRNPRLYSTRRLVEAGTERGHEMVVIDTLRAYMNIASHKPQIHYRGKPLEGFDAVIPRIGASVTFYGCAVLRQFEMMGVFPLNESVAIARSRDKLRSLQLLSRRGVGLPVTGFAHSPDDIPDLIAMVNGAPLVIKVLEGTQGIGVVLCETATAAESVIEAFMGLKQNIMVQEYIKEAGGADIRCFVVGDKVIASMKRQAKPGEFRSNLHRGGSASLIKITPEERMTALRAAKVMGLAVAGVDILRSNHGPLVMEVNSSPGLEGIETTTSKNVAGIIIEHLEKNGGPNMTRTKGKG
- a CDS encoding ATP-dependent zinc protease, translating into MGVAGLRAKIDTGASTSSLHATDIEPFERDGEKWVRFTAHLGTVVQLRHRRCEAPLVARKTIKSSNGHAQVRYVISTTLALGDRIWRVEFTLACRKSMRYRLLLGSKALIDGQLVVNPGIKYVQDKPVFPVSTTSATGVA